AACCCAGATAATCCAGCCGGGACTTGGTTTAGCGCTGATGACCTTAATCCTTTTGTGCAACGGTTACCTGAAAACTGCGCCCTCATACTTGATGAAGCATACATCGAATTTGCCCCGGAAGGTACCGCCTTCCCAATTGAAGATCTCGATCCACGGATCATGATCATGCGAACATTCTCGAAGGCCTATGGCATGGCGGGTGCAAGAGTGGGATACACAATCGCATCACCTGAAATCATAACCGCCTTCGACAAAGTTCGCCTACACTTCAATGTCAACCTGGTAGCTCAAGCGGGTGCGTTGGGTTCACTCCAGGATCCGGGATTTGTAACCAGTGTGGTGGAAGAAGTTGAGAGAGGCCGCAATGAGTATGAGGCACTTGCTCAAAGCCTGGGCATACCCACATTACCATCCGCAACCAATTTTGTAACGTTCGATTGCGAAAACCAACCCCGAGCTCAAACAATCCTCGATGCTCTGGCTCTGCAAGGCGTATTCATTCGCAAACCGGGAGCTCCCCCACTCGACCGTTGCATTCGTATTACGGTGGGATCACCTGAGGAACGTAAAATGTTTTCAGAGGTCTTACCGAGCGTGTTGGCTCAGGTCGACAATAGTTAAGGGTCTACCTTTGACTTCATTTAAAATTGCCAGGACCAACATCGGCGGATAAGGTTGATTTCGGTTTCATCCCCAAAATCCATGAAACAATCCATTATTCCCCATCCCCTCTCTAAATCCCTCTACCGTCCATGTTTAGTTACCTGTCTGCTCATTTCATTGAGTTTTATATCACTCGAAGCAGCAAATTTCGTTAGCGTAAAAGCGTGGGCTTCTGAAGAGTACCTCAAAGAAAGGTCGAGAAACCCAAATAGTCGAATCCAGAGCTATCAGTTCATGGAGGGGCGTCGCTACATGGGAAAATCCTTAGATGCTGGCGCTCAAGAAATGACCTTTGTCGAAATAGCTACAGACCTGGCCCAACATCTGGCAAAGCAGAATTTCTATCCCGATCCGGTACTGGGTGAGGGCGATCTTCTCCTCGTTGTGAACTATGGAGCGACAACCTTTGAAGATGATATGATGGAACTACTTGGAATCACAAGCGAAGAAAGCGTTTTGGGACAAGACGTGAGTCAGGTGGATGTTTCATCCGCATCTGCAGCAGACGTAACCGCTCTCTTCGACGCCATCGATACCATAGCAGGTACTTCAAGTCTGACCGATGGATTCAACTCAGGTAACAGCATGACGCGGAAGGAAAAAGCATGGATGCTGGGCATTGATGATATCTCCGAGAAGCCAGATCACCTGAACGCGAACTATGAGTCTGAACAGATGCTTCGCGAAGCCCGGTATTTCGTAGTTGTATTGGCCTACGATTATCAACTGCTCACAAAGACGGGTGAGAAAAAGCTGCTCTGGTCCACGCGCTACAATATTCGTTCCGCTGGTCAATCCTATCAGGCCGCCATCAAAGATATGAATCTGGTTGCAGGTGACTTCTTCGGTAAGAATTTCAAAAAGCTAACCCGCAAGCGTCTAGACGATAACTCGCGAGTAGAAATGGGTGAGATCGAAGTGATCCAAGAAGAAACGTCAGACGTTCAACCGAACTAGATCAGCCTGAATATAGTGATCATTCGTGGCCGTTGCCAGGCCTTCTCCCTTGAGTCGTGAACCAAGGTTGCTACTCACTTGTAGCCACAGTGGAGACACTGTGGACCGTATGTTTCCTGAGCAGAACGCTTGGTGATTAGGCTCTAACTAACTGTAGGCACGTTCGTGTGATAGTGGATACCCTTTGCCGAATGGTCCACGCTGTATTCAGCGTCGCTACTCATTCAGTCTGAATAAATCGACCACTCATCACGCATTGGTCGCTTCAACAGGCTGTTGCCCAACTCATTGTTGGTAAACTTTTCTGCAACAGGATCAAAAGCCAGGTCTGTACCCATTTGCTCAGCGGCGATGGCTCCCATGTGACAACAAGTGGCAGAACGATGTGCTACCTCCACCGGTGCAGCAGTTGCGTGACGGCTTTTTACAGAATCGATGAAGTTCCGATGGTGATTTGTGGAAACGTAGAGGCGCTTGTCGCTGTTTTGAATCCGGGTAGTGCGTAAATTCTCCGGGCAAGTCTTAAAAACTTTGTCCTGAGTAAACACCCAACCGTCGGTACCTATAAGTTTAATGCCGAGTTTCTCAGGATCATCCGTAGAGAACATCGTCATCTTCACACCATTCTTGTAGAGGTATTCAATTCTGAATGATTCAGGAGCATCGTAGATACCTTTATATCTCCTGCCCACCTCAGTCGCTTTTACCGCGATGGGTGTGGTATGATCGCTATCATTTCCCCATTGAGCCACATCCAGGAAGTGGACACCCCAATCGGTAATGTACCCAGGCGCATACTGGTCGATCCAACGAAAATTGAAGTGGCACCTCGCGGGAGTATAAGGCGCATCGGCGGTTGGCCCTTTCCACATCTCATAGTCAAAATGATCAGGCACCGTCTCGGGTAATTCCAAACCTGTAAACCCACCACGGATACGAAACTCCCCAAGCACCCCTACTTCGATGGATTTCAGTTCGCCAATATATTCATTTTGAACCAACTCACAGGCCCAGCGGGTATAGAGTCCGGATCGACGCCAGGTTCCACATTGCAGCACCCGTTTGTTCTTTTGGACGACGTCACTCACCACACGCCCCTCCCGTATACTGGCCGCCAGGGGTTTCTCACAATAGATGTCTTTCCCTGCATTGGCAGCTGCAATGGTGATGTATGAGTGCCAGTGATCAGGCGTGGCAATCATGACGGCATCGATATCTTCACGCGCAAGCACCTGCCGAAAATCTCCATAACCGTCGGATGGTTTTAAACCGGCAATTTCAATGGCATTGGCGCGGTGCTTTTCATCCACATCACAAATCGCCACCACCTGAACCCGTTCATCCTGCAGAAAAGCTTTCAGATTGTTCGTGCCCATATTCCCGGTACCTATGCATGCCAACGTTATGCGTTCACTAGGAGCAGGACGTTCATCATCTCCCAAAACAGAAGAAGGAACGATCAACAGCCCCGATGAAAAGGCAGCTGATGTTTTTAAGAATGATCTACGGGAGGAATTCATAAGAGACACGAAACTCGCTTCCTCCTTATACAACACCCAGTAGCGCTATGAGTGAACTAAAAAAAGTAACCTCAGTTTCGCTTCTTCATCTCCACGAACCACTCCTTCCCAATCCGACCCTCAAAAGAGTCGATGGGACGTTCGATTCGCGTGATCTCAAAATACTTTTCAAAGTGATGCATGATATCTTCCTTGGTCGTTCGGAAAGGAGGTCCCTCTTCAGCATCGGTTTCATAAAATAACCCGACCAGTCGACCATCCTGCTTCAACAACTTCTGCATCACTTCGGCATAGCCAGGTCGCATTTCCAATGGAATAGCACAAAAACAAGTATGCTCCAGAACCACATCAAAGGAGTTAGCATGATCTTCAGGCAGACTGAAAATATCCCGCTGCAATGCGCTGACAGGTAAGTCCCCCATTCTGGAGCGAAGCCCTTCTATGGCTCCCTGCGCAAAATCCACAGCCGTAACTTCGTAGCCAAGACGAGCCAGAAAAAATACTTCATGCCCCAAGCCACAGCCAGGCACCAGGACCCGACTGCCTTTGCCAAACGGTTGCTCTTTCAGGAAGCTTACAAAGGACGGAGCCGGGACACCCTTGTCCCACCCCAAATCATTCTCGTCGTAGATAGCCTGCCAATAAGCAGCGTCTTTTGGCGTGTGATCTTCACTCATAGTTGTGGGAGAGATAGTAGAGCGTCTGAGGAGCAGGACAAAAGTTTTATTACAATTAGGCGTAGTATAGTTCAGAGCTCGCTCAGTTTTCATGGTAAAAGATCCAAGATATCAGATCTTCTGATACTATTCGCCCGATTCGGCACTCCCCCTGCTTGATGGCAAGACATGAACCTTAGTCGAACTTTGCGCATCCTGTTATTTCTCAGCCTGATTGTTTCCGTCTGCTTGCCTGGGTCGGGCGACACCTGGATACGCTCAAATATAATCCTAACGCTGGCCGACGGTGAAGCCGAACCTGTAGACGGATTCCTCCACATCGGTGACGATGGTACCCTCATTTCAGTCTTAGCCGGCGAGCCAAAACCAGCCACCGATGACAAGGTCGTAGATGCGACAGGAAAGATCGTCATTCCTGGCTTCCTGTCAGGCCACAATCATCTGTGGCAAAGCGCCTTCAGAGGAATCGCCTCAGATAAAGAGTTATATGGTTGGCTCGAGAACCTTCACTGGACCTACGGAGAGCATTTCCAAAAGAGGGACATGTACTACTTCACCTTATACGGTGCACTGGACCAACTGATGCATGGCATCACCACTACTTTGAATCATTCACAAAACGTTGCGCCGACCTATGAGGACTACATGGAACAATTTGAAGCGGAAATGGATGCCGGTCAGCACTTTCTATTTTCCTATATTCTGGACGCCAATGAAGATTCCCAAATCGTCAGAAAAGCTAAACTGATTGATCTGATAGACGATACCGAAGCACTGACTACCCCCCACCCTTGCCTGGACTTCGGCATTCATGGAACCGGGATGTACTTCAGTCTCGATCGTCACAAAGAGGAGATTGCCGTCGCCAAAGAACTCGGACTCGACATGCAGGTTCACTACCTGGAGGAGAAAGCTCAATCGCTGGGAGATGGCCAGGCCAAGTTCAATGACTATTTCGCAAAAGACGGTCTCTGGGATGGGCTTGTATACGCCCATTTCATCCATGTGACGGACAACATCTTGACTAGCTCCATCGATGCTGGCGCCAAAATGGTTTGGAACCCTCTTTCCAACGGGCGACTGGCATCGGGATTGGCAGACATCACCAAATATCTGGACGCCGGCTTAGCAGTAGGAATGGGCGTCGATGGGGCCGCCAGCGCAGATATCTGCGATCCATTTCAAAACATGCGGATGGGTATGTACGCTCTGAGGATGCGAGACTCCAGTGCGGATGCCATGTCCTGCTACGATATCCTCCGCCTGCACACACTGAAAACAGCAGAAGTCCTGAAGGTTGACGATCGGGTCGGAAGTTTGGAAGCAGGCAAACTGGCCGACTTTCTCATTATTGAACCTTCCACTCCCATTTTCGATCCCTACGCAACCCTCGCCATGGCGACCAGCGCCTCGGACGTCGAAAGCGTCTGGGTTCGCGGGAAACAAAAAACCCAATCAGGCAAATTGCTAACCCACGATCTTAAAGCGATCAAAACGGAAGTCTCATCCCGCGTAGCTCGGATCAAGCAGGCAGCCGATACGACTCCCTAGGCACAGACCAATTGATTCGAAAAATCAGGCCAATACAGAGAAGTCCGCCATTGAAAAGTATAGGACAAGCACGAAGACCACGATACCGATACCGACTGGTTTGGCATACTTCCAGGGCGTGAGGTCCACATCACCGGAATGCGTGTGTTCCCAATCCTGTGGAAGTGGTTTCGCTTTACTCATGATAAACTGGAAGAGCATCAGAGCCCCGAATACAAGTCCGAGGAAATGAAAGTCATGAACCTTTTGCGCAAGCCCCGTAAAAGGTGGCACGAAGTAACCCAGAATGAGCATGGAGCATCCCGCAACCAGAGCAATGTTTGCCGCCAAAGCAGAAGCTCGTTTGAAAAGGAAGCCGGCAAGTACCACAGAGAATATAGGAATGAAGTAGAGACCATTCATCTTTTGCAGGTAACCGAAGATACTCTCCTGCCCTGCCAACAGTGGCGCAGTGCACATGGCAAGGATAGCCATAAAAGTTCCAACGAGCTTTCCATTCCGTATGACTTTATCTTCGTTGGCTTCATCGTGTTTGATCCAATGCTTGTAGACTCCCAATGAAAACAAAGTAGCGGTGCTGTTCAGGGCTGAGTTAAAGGAACTCAAGATGGCACCCACCATGACGGCAGCAAAGAATCCAGCCAACCAGGATGGCAATACGTCCCGGACCAAGGTACCATAAGCTTCATCCGCTCGGAAACCCACCTGATCAGAATACAGGTGAAATGCGATGATTCCAGGAAGTACCAAAATGATGGGAGCAATGACCTTCAGGATACCAGCAATCAGGACTCCCTTTTGACCTTCCTTCAGAGACGTCGCGCCAAAGGTCCGTTGAATGATTTGCTGATTCGTCGTCCAGTAAAAGAGATTTAGCAAAAGGACTCCGGTGAACAAGGTACTGAACGGAACAGAAGATTCGCTCCCCCCGATACTGTTAAACTTCTCCGGATGGGCCTCTTTCATTTCTCCAAGCGCCTGGAAGATGCCGCCATCATTCACTGCATAGAGTCCAAAGACAGCGATCATAATTCCACCGACCAGTAATCCGAAACCATTGATCGTATCCGAGACCGCAACCGTACGTAAACCACCAAAAATCGCATAAATGGATCCCACGATTCCAATGAACCACACGGTCATCCACAGAATGGTCGAATCATTTTGAATTCCAGTAAGCTCCTTCAGGTCCAGAATCCCGGCAAGTCCGGTAGCACCGGTATAGAGAATGATGGGTAATAGAATACCCGCATAAGCTATGATGAAGATCACACTCGTGATGGACCGGGTAGTCCCATCAAACCTCCGCTCCAGAAACTCTGGAATGGTGGCAATGCCACTCCGCAAGTACTTGGGCAGAAAGTAGAGAGCCATCAAAACCAAAGAGGCCCCAGCAATCACTTCCCAGGCCATGACGGCAACACCGTCCGTGAAAGCGGCTCCATTCAAACCCACCATCTGCTCGGTGGATAGATTTGTCAGCATGAGTGAACCGGCAATAAAACCGCCAGTCAGCGTCCGCCCAGCAAGGAAGTAACCTGTAGAGGTCCCGTGGTCATCCTTGCGAGTCAACCGCCAGGTAATAAAGCCAACAAGCCCGGTAAAAAATAAGAAGGTAAGTATAGTCATAGTTTGGTTAGAGAGTCTGGGGTTTCAGCAATGTCTACCCTCCAGAGGGTTGGCCGGTCAAGGACGCGCATTTCATGACCGTCCAGTGAAACCAGCTAACATCCCCTCTTACGCATTGCCCAAGTTTTAAAACTACCTGTATCTTCACACCCAATTTCAAATTAAGATCATCCTATGCCCCAATTAAACGAAAAGAAAGCACTCGTAACAGGAGGAGGCACCGGCATTGGCCAGGCCATCGCCATCGACCTGGCTAAAGCAGGAGTCGAAGTGACCATTTGTGGTCGGCGCGCCGCGCCGTTGGAAGACACGGTAAAGCAAATTGAAGCCGAGGGCGGCAAAGCGAGGTTCCTGTTATCCGACATGGCCGATCCAGATTCCATCGAAGCGCTTGCCCAAGACGTTCTCGACGATGGCGGTGTCGACATACTCGTCAACAATGCAGGATTCAGCTCAAAGGTCCGCAGCGCGCGCTATGTCGGAGCCGAAGAGTGGCGAGCAGTCATGGACGTCAACACCATGGGCCCGGCTATGCTCACCCAACAACTTCTCGATCCCATGATCGAAAAAAAGAGTGGCGATGTGGTTTTGATTTGTTCGATGGCCGCCATCACACCAAGCCCGGTCGCAGGTGCCGCCTACAGCTCAGCTAAGACTGCAGCTAAAGCCTATATGAACGTGCTGCAACAGGAGGTGAAGCCATTCGGTATTCGTTGCCTGACAGTGTGCCCTGCCGAGGTGGATACACCCATCCTGAAAAAACGGGCCCGGGTACCCAACGAGGAAGATCGGCAAACTATGATCCAACCGGAAGATGTATCCGCCGCTGTTCTCATGACTGTATCCCTACCCCATCGAACCACCGTTTCAGAAATCGCCATCGCCACCACCATCAAACGCGACATGACCGCCGACCTGGAAGCGGCGTTAACCAAACAAACACCAGAAGACTGATTCGATCGTGACTTGCACCATCTGGCAATTTCCACTTTTAATACAGCTTCTCAGAATTTAGGCTCCGTCCAATCTAAGTGCTCGTGGAGAAAACGAAAGGTGCCCTCCCCATTAATGGTATGCGGACCGTTAAAGAATTCGATGTCCGTACGCTCAGGAATACCTAGTTCAGCGTAAAGGCGACGAACCTTGGCGTATTCGTAAGCAACCCACTCATCCGGCGCCACCTGATCATAGTGGCCTCGTTCGACCATAAAAGGTCTTGGAGCCATCATGGCCGCCAACTCGGCGTCGCCAAACTCCTTGAGCAAACCCATGACATTTCGATAAATCGGTTCCTGCCAAAGGCCTTCTCGTTTCCCGAAGTAGCCACCGACCAGGGTGGAATCAATGCGCGTATCCAAAGCACCACTATACAAGGCCAGCATGCCTCCTTCTCCATAACCGAAGACACCAATATTGAGATCGCTCCCAACGGATCCTGCCGAATACCAATCCACTAATCCAAGGATTTTTTGCAGCTCGTAACCCATTAGATGACGTCCCATCTCAAAGGCCTGGCGGTAAATCCACTCTCGATGAGGTTGGTTGGTGAAGTAGTTGAGCGATTCGTTCCCCGACCAGGTATCATCGCGACTGATCAAAGCAGGCACAACGACCTCATAACCCTGCTCAGCTAAGCGTCGGGCAAACTGATTCTTTGATGGTAACCCGGGAGCCAATCCAGCCACCATCTCCGGGGTTTGATCGGCATCCGAAATGGCAATCACAAAGCCTTTGATGCGCTCCATCATCTGCCAAATCACCCCCTGAGTAATTCCAGAAATGATGCCATCCACCTTTATAGATATTGCGATGCCAATCACGGAACTCCGCCGGTCCATGCCATTCGTTCCAGTCAAAGTCTCGTGGTTGATCGCCTGCATCACCCAGGGTAAACGGACCTCTCGGTTTCAGGTTGTACACTTTCACAAGCCGTATGTCCCCCAGCTTTCCTCCTCTAATGTAATCGAGTGCGGCATGATTATAGGGAGCACTACGATTTCGCGTACCCACCTGAAGGATACGATTCGTCATTTTTGCAACTTTGGCCATTTGCTGGCTTTCCCAAATATTGTGCGCGTGAGGTTTCTCTACATAGACATCTTTCCCGGCCTGCATAGCCAAAATCGCGGCCGGGCCATGCCAGTGATCCGGCGTGGCAATAATGACCGCATCGATACTGGCGTCATCAAACACCTGACTCATCCTACTCATGGCCTTGGGTTTCTTCTTATAATACGGAGCCAGGAACGCCGCTACTTCATCAATCTTGGCTGGATTTAGATCACAGAGGGCGACCAACTCACCCCCCTATTGAATCATATTGTAGCTTACGACCCTTCCTCGACCCCCACAACCAATCGAGGCAAAGCGCACGCGCTCATTGGCTCCAAGGACCTGAGACCAGGCAGAAGTGCTAAAGGTAAAGGCCGGTGCTGAGGCCGCAGCCGCAGCTATAAAAGTTCGCCGATTCATGTGCTTATTTTTCATGGGGTATATCTAGGGCTTATTAATGACTGATAGAGCTAAACAAAGATACAAATCCTCATTTACCTTCCTCGATCTATTTAGAAGTGTTCAGTTCTCATAGACCTCTTAAATATAAACTTCGATTCTCGGTTGTAGGCAATATGAAATCAACCATCGCCCGTGAACTGAATAGAAAATAGTGAAACGAATGAGGGGAATCGCATCTTAACCCCTGAAAGTTGAAGCGATGAAAACACGAATTAATACACTCAGCGCTCAATCGTTAGAAGCGCGCTATCGATCAGCTTCAGGGAACTGGTCAGGGTTCCGTCAGGATAGTAGGCATACCAGGCTTCTTCATCGGGATCGTATTTGGAATAGCCTACGATATCGAGTACCTGAAAGGACTTGGGAAACTGGTTGTCGATCTCCACTTTGTAGATCACTGAGGGTTGATCGGCATGGAACTCATTGCCGTCTTCAGCTTCATTAACTTCAATGACCAGGTAGAACGGTTCCGTATTTCTCTCGGGTAAAATGTAATCGGCAGGATCAAAGGAACTGTTGGGTGTCGCACGTGCCATGGCATGGAATTCATCTTCTCCCAATTCTTTGGCTTCCTCCCATTCCAGTTTCGCGTCTTCATACTCTTCTACTTTCCACCCCCAGTAAGGAAGCTCTTCGATCGATTCACTGCTATGGAGCGTCTTTATGTGATAAGACGATTGGTTTTCGAGCCAGATGGCTATGCTGGGGGGAGCCTCGCCATCATAACCGTCGCCGGCCCTGACATCCAGCTGGAGCTTGTAGTTGGGAGCGGGTGTGTAGTTATAGAGCATCCCATCGTCTCTCATTTCAAAACGATCGAGGGCGGCTCCCACATTCTGACTTAAGCCCTGAATCATCTGGATCGGTTTAGGGCGTCTCAAAAAAAGCGTAACCAACAAAACCGTAATGAGCAGAGAAGGGATGACATACCGAGCTTTAAAGCTTCTCCGCATGCCTCTGAAGTTTTGTTTCACATGGCCAACCACCAGACCAATCAGAACGAATCCCATAAGCGCATGCAGCCCGACCACCAAAATCGAAAACGGCTGAAAAAAGGCCAGCAAGCCGGATACGGATGTGACCACAAAGGTCATCGCCGCCAGCAGGATTACGATTTTATGCTTCGTGTTCAAACGATTGCGGAGAACGACCTCTTCTTAGACGAGCGGTACCACCGCGTTATGAGCTTTTAAATTCTGACGGATATCCGCAAGAGCCACGTTTGCAGGTGAGGTTTTCTTGCTCGCTGCCAAAACTGCCGCGACGGCTGCCGCCTGCCCCATCCCCATACAGGAGGCCTGGACACGTGCCGCCGAGTTGGCCAATCGATCACTCGATAGGCAGCGCCCGGCCACCATAATATTTTTCGAGCCCTTCGGAATGAGGGCCCCTCTCGGAATAGTCGGCACCGTACCGTGAGAAAGCGGCTTAGGTTTCACCCCATGCTCGTCGTGTAAATCGATCGGGTAGAAGGAATAACTCAGGGCGTCATCAAAAACTCTGCCCGAGGTGTAATCGTTCACCGTCACCGTCTTCTCTCCTACAATGCGGTAGGTTTCACGGCTGGCGGTTTCGTTCATCATCCTATCGATGGTTGCGTTTTCGCCCCCGGGTATAGTCTTCATGAACTTGAGCATGCGCAGGACGTGCTTACGACCGGCCAAATTGGTTTGGGTTTGTGTGGCGGCGGTGGAGGAGTCGGCGCCGAAGATGTGGTTGCTGCCACTCCCTCCCCTGATCGGCGCCATCGCATTGCCTCTCCAGGTATCCCCTTTCTGAAGCCTGCCGTCTTCGATAGCCTCATCATACATTTTCTGGATGAGAGCCGCGTTCTCTTTAATGACCTCATGGTCAAAGCCCTTGAAGACAACCATTTGCGTTCCTGGCTGGCGAACATCGCTCCACATTCGCTCAAGGCCCAGCATGTCGACAACCGAAGCACTACCCGTGCAGTCAATGATTTGGCGACAGCGCAATTGGTACTGTACCCCTTGCCCCACTACATCAACCAGCCAGCCACCTTCGGTTTTCTCGATCTTTTGAGGGAATTGATAGTAAGCCAGCGAAACTCCGGCTTCCAAACAGGCCTCCTCCGCGAGCAAGGCATACAGGTGTGCGTTAATGCGAACTTGGTGCTGTGGATGACTTTTTGGTACTTTGGAAAAATTCGGAAGTTCTTTCCCATCGATCTCCACCGATTTCGCAACCAGCTCCCAACCGATTCCAGCAATGTATTGCTTTCCCCAGGCATGAAAAAGACCGGGAAAATTAACCCCACCCGTAGTGGTGGTTCCACCCAGTTGCGAGTTGCGCTCCAGCAACACGGTTTTCGCTCCCAGACGGCCCGCTTGAATAGCGGCCACATGACCGGCAGAGCCACCACCCACGACCAACACATCCACATCCAGAACATCCGGGCTTTTCGGATCCACAGAAGGCAGATTCTGAGCACTTGCTTTATGCACCAGGCCGGAGGCTGCTAAAATGGCAGTGCCTGCTATCTGGCGTTTAATAAACTGACGACGATCCATAGGGTATAAAAATTAAGATTACTGATGCATGCTTAGCTTAAATCGATCGATCTGCAATTGTTGTTTCGGGACCCTGGACATAAGGCGGATGAGCTTGAGTCCTGGTTGATCAAACCTAACCACCCCGACCGAAACGTCTTTGAGGCCACCGCTGGCGGGCTCAACCGTGCCGACTGTTTTCATTGGATATCCGGTGTCCGCCTGAGCGGCGGCGTTCTCCACAGTGTCAACCAGCACAGACGTCGTCCCACCCACTGAGAGGGTCGCCGCCAGCTCGTAAGCTCCGGGCTTTTGAATATCCAATACAAAATCAATATAGCTACCGGCACCCTTGTTCAGGTCGGCGCATACGGCTTTCCCCTGGGATGCTTCGGAGTGGTCCAGCGGGTAGTGAAAGTTGCCGCGCTGCCCG
This genomic stretch from Opitutia bacterium ISCC 52 harbors:
- a CDS encoding FAD-dependent oxidoreductase; the protein is MDRRQFIKRQIAGTAILAASGLVHKASAQNLPSVDPKSPDVLDVDVLVVGGGSAGHVAAIQAGRLGAKTVLLERNSQLGGTTTTGGVNFPGLFHAWGKQYIAGIGWELVAKSVEIDGKELPNFSKVPKSHPQHQVRINAHLYALLAEEACLEAGVSLAYYQFPQKIEKTEGGWLVDVVGQGVQYQLRCRQIIDCTGSASVVDMLGLERMWSDVRQPGTQMVVFKGFDHEVIKENAALIQKMYDEAIEDGRLQKGDTWRGNAMAPIRGGSGSNHIFGADSSTAATQTQTNLAGRKHVLRMLKFMKTIPGGENATIDRMMNETASRETYRIVGEKTVTVNDYTSGRVFDDALSYSFYPIDLHDEHGVKPKPLSHGTVPTIPRGALIPKGSKNIMVAGRCLSSDRLANSAARVQASCMGMGQAAAVAAVLAASKKTSPANVALADIRQNLKAHNAVVPLV